In Podospora pseudoanserina strain CBS 124.78 chromosome 5, whole genome shotgun sequence, a single window of DNA contains:
- a CDS encoding hypothetical protein (COG:C; EggNog:ENOG503NZZV; CAZy:AA4): MQLEKFLTAAEAIVGCDNVSREPTSGAPEGLDGSVAYGDPFPLSRPHRPGPAVRPDTVDQVRELVRAANRFEVPMWTVSRGKNLGYGGSAPVVDRNVILDLHRMNKIIEINEEYAYAIVEPGVTFIQLYEEIKKRKLNLWISVPAIGWGSVVGNTLERGIGYTQDAAHYKHQCGMEVVLPDGDLLRTGMGVVEDSKVWPLYSGGFGPGLDGLFFQSNYGIVTKMGIQFSPAPEAYTRILVEVPEEQDLAPLVGTMTDLMRRRIVANPPQLYGRMTLIIGAARRDPEIAKILGEHGNFARHIPQDLISKVSTILGLPAWCAGFALYGPPEAQAGLLEAVKRRFKQVKGAKVTHETFNAVPGEYLRSEDVTQDFLPQSGVPSIDHALAFSSKEDGLWHNCYSPVLPPSGRELYEWYVRAKKITEDHDLNFLADFHVFDRYIISINLIMFHPSAKARLHDVQYALMEDSKKLGYLEYRTHVSFMDATAAHQTFNNGAFGRFTTMLKDTIDPNGILSPGKQGIWNSTAKLARLGLEEK; encoded by the exons GGTGCCCCAGAGGGCCTGGATGGGAGTGTCGCCTACGGTGATCCATTCCCCTTGTCTCGGCCGCACCGCCCTGGGCCAGCAGTTCGTCCCGACACGGTTGACCAAGTGCGTGAGCTTGTCCGGGCGGCGAACAGGTTCGAGGTACCCATGTGGACAGTGTCGAGGGGAAAGAATCTTGG ATATGGCGGCTCTGCCCCAGTCGTAGACCGCAACGTTATCCTCGATTTGCACCGAATGAACAAGATCATCGAGATTAACGAAGAATATGCCTACGCCATCGTGGAGCCTGGCGTGACATTCATACAATTATACgaagagatcaagaagcgcaagctcAACCTCTGGATCTCTGTCCCGGCCATTGGATGGGGTTCCGTGGTTGGAAATACCTTGGAGCGAGGTATTGGTTACACGCAGGATGCTGCCCATTACAAGCACCAGTGCGGCATGGAGGTCGTCCTCCCTGATGGTGATTTGCTGCGAACTGGTATGGGTGTTGTGGAGGACAGCAAGGTGTGGCCGCTGTATTCAGGGGGCTTTGGACCCGGGTTGGATGGTCTGTTCTTCCAGTCAAATTATG GCATTGTCACGAAGATGGGGATTCAAttctcccctgcccctgaaGCCTACACTAGAATCCTCGTCGAAGTCCCCGAGGAACAAGATTTGGCGCCGCTGGTTGGCACCATGACTGACCTGATGCGCCGGCGCATTGTGGCCAACCCTCCACAGCTGTATGGCAGGATGACTCTGATCATCGGTGCAGCGCGTCGCGACCCCGAGATTGCCAAAATCTTGGGCGAGCACGGCAACTTTGCACGTCACATCCCTCAGGATCTTATCAGCAAGGTTTCCACCATCCTGGGATTGCCAGCCTGGTGTGCAGGTTTCGCTCTCTATGGTCCCCCAGAAGCCCAGGCGGGCCTTTTGGAGGCTGTCAAGCGGCGCTTCAAGCAGGTCAAGGGCGCAAAGGTTACACATGAGACTTTTAATGCTGTGCCTGGTGAGTATCTCAGAAGCGAGGATGTCACACAAGATTTCCTCCCTCAGAGCGGAGTTCCTTCCATCGACCATGCTTTGGCCTTCTCGTCAAAAGAGGACGGTCTCTGGCACAACTGCTACTCCCCTGTCCTACCACCCTCGGGCCGCGAGCTGTACGAGTGGTACGTCAGGGCCAAGAAGATCACCGAGGATCACGATCTTAATTTCCTTGCCGATTTCCACGTCTTCGACAGATACATCATAAGCATTAACTTGATCATGTTCCATCCCTCAGCCAAGGCCCGACTGCACGATGTCCAGTACGCTCTCATGGAGGACTCCAAGAAGCTGGGCTATTTGGAGTACCGCACCCACGTCAGCTTCATGGATGCTACGGCAGCTCACCAGACGTTTAATAACGGTGCATTTGGGAGATTTACCACCATGTTGAAGGATACTATTGATCCCAACGGAATTTTGAGTCCAGGGAAGCAGGGTATTTGGAACTCGACGGCGAAGTTGGCAAGACTGGGGCTTGAGGAGAAGTag